In Paenibacillus algicola, a genomic segment contains:
- the lipB gene encoding lipoyl(octanoyl) transferase LipB, with product MTKALDVTYTPQLDYAAAWDLQKARASQIDQGQSNEALMLLQHPPTYTMGSQRHPEHLLLDERELKERGITLFEIDRGGDITYHGPGQLVGYPLLLLEGGKQLDLHGYLRSLEQVIMDYLEQFGIQSCRKPEYTGVWVGDAKICAIGVKFNKARQHRGFITSHGFALNIKDQVKQEGFAGIVPCGIQQYGITSLEECIGGEIDMEEAAREITACFTRVFPYEAKLPPDWS from the coding sequence ATGACAAAAGCGCTCGATGTGACCTATACGCCTCAGCTGGACTATGCGGCCGCCTGGGACCTGCAGAAAGCACGCGCCTCCCAGATTGATCAGGGACAATCGAATGAGGCTTTGATGCTGCTCCAGCATCCGCCTACCTATACCATGGGCTCTCAGCGCCATCCGGAGCATCTGCTTCTGGATGAGCGCGAGCTCAAGGAGCGGGGAATTACGCTGTTTGAGATTGACCGTGGCGGGGATATTACGTATCATGGCCCCGGGCAGCTGGTCGGGTACCCGCTGCTGCTCCTGGAGGGAGGCAAGCAGCTGGATCTGCACGGCTATCTTCGCAGCCTGGAGCAGGTCATCATGGACTATCTAGAGCAGTTTGGGATTCAGTCCTGCAGAAAGCCGGAATATACGGGGGTCTGGGTCGGTGACGCCAAGATCTGTGCCATTGGGGTGAAGTTTAATAAGGCGCGGCAGCACCGTGGCTTTATTACTAGCCATGGTTTTGCGCTTAACATTAAGGATCAGGTGAAGCAGGAAGGCTTTGCCGGCATCGTTCCGTGTGGAATTCAGCAGTATGGCATTACCTCGCTGGAAGAGTGTATCGGAGGGGAAATCGACATGGAGGAAGCGGCCCGGGAGATTACAGCATGCTTCACCCGGGTATTTCCTTATGAGGCTAAGCTGCCGCCTGATTGGTCTTGA
- a CDS encoding Z-ring formation inhibitor MciZ has product MKSYRGTNSIHWVGQAWQIKIMLKQWQQTWGPDARIQDLIHDKMVYKREK; this is encoded by the coding sequence ATGAAGAGCTATCGCGGCACAAATTCGATTCACTGGGTGGGACAGGCCTGGCAGATTAAAATCATGCTGAAGCAATGGCAGCAGACCTGGGGTCCAGATGCCCGAATCCAAGATTTGATCCACGACAAAATGGTGTATAAACGCGAAAAATAA
- a CDS encoding tetratricopeptide repeat protein, with product MRELMDWNYEHEPAPSQPFALGQWYERRGRLHKALSCFKAAALDLPVQGHHPAGQATPSELWMHYGRIQAKLNRAAEADQAFRQALLLGGGDILPALQEWAALLHKNKWSDSEIYERFRSEDVLQLVPPQAAGEALMYIGAYAEAARCYDSVPALTGGDRIKHIQCLILCRRLEDAVSLILQWLQGQDASPSLLTSEESSFANHALLLCQWRLHGIVPEPAGDSAPSFRQQMANTAISLGMLAEAEQLLQREGRSGELRLIQHLYEEGYFKSALERLQHIHLSSSELTHCEAARIQMIRAELLYDQHLYAEGASAFKLLRLQSPHLMLAKYGEAACCLQASLSSLSARIEKLCASPAAQEQVVRYMECIHSALHVLESSGWHTSWTPGQLRREAAPRQAACLN from the coding sequence ATGAGAGAACTTATGGATTGGAATTACGAACATGAACCAGCACCGTCACAGCCTTTTGCACTCGGTCAGTGGTACGAGAGACGCGGAAGGCTTCATAAAGCGCTGTCCTGCTTTAAGGCAGCCGCCCTGGATTTACCGGTTCAAGGACATCACCCGGCCGGCCAGGCCACTCCATCGGAGCTATGGATGCACTACGGAAGAATTCAAGCCAAATTAAATCGTGCTGCCGAAGCCGATCAAGCCTTCAGACAAGCCTTGCTGCTGGGAGGCGGCGATATTCTGCCGGCGTTACAGGAGTGGGCCGCGCTGCTTCATAAGAATAAATGGTCAGATTCAGAAATTTACGAGCGTTTTAGGTCTGAGGATGTCCTTCAGCTTGTCCCCCCGCAGGCCGCAGGGGAAGCCTTAATGTATATCGGTGCTTATGCCGAAGCTGCCCGCTGCTATGACTCGGTGCCTGCTCTGACAGGCGGAGACAGAATCAAGCATATTCAGTGCCTGATTCTGTGCCGGCGTCTGGAGGATGCCGTGTCATTGATTCTGCAATGGCTTCAAGGTCAGGATGCAAGCCCAAGCCTGCTCACATCCGAGGAGTCCAGCTTCGCCAATCATGCCTTGCTGCTCTGCCAGTGGAGATTACACGGGATTGTTCCGGAACCGGCTGGAGACAGCGCCCCTAGCTTTCGCCAGCAAATGGCTAACACGGCTATATCGCTAGGCATGCTTGCTGAGGCCGAGCAGCTATTACAACGTGAAGGAAGAAGCGGGGAGCTGCGGCTGATACAACATCTTTATGAGGAAGGGTACTTCAAGAGTGCACTGGAGCGGCTGCAGCATATCCATCTTAGCAGCTCCGAGCTGACTCATTGTGAGGCTGCAAGAATCCAGATGATTCGCGCCGAGCTGCTGTACGATCAGCATCTATATGCAGAAGGCGCAAGTGCGTTTAAGCTGCTCCGCTTGCAAAGCCCTCACCTCATGCTTGCCAAATACGGTGAAGCAGCATGCTGCCTTCAGGCTTCACTAAGCTCGTTATCCGCCCGGATTGAGAAGCTGTGTGCGTCACCCGCGGCTCAAGAACAGGTGGTTCGTTATATGGAATGCATCCACAGTGCGCTGCATGTGCTCGAAAGCAGCGGCTGGCATACCTCCTGGACACCGGGCCAGCTTAGAAGAGAAGCAGCCCCCCGCCAGGCGGCATGCTTAAACTAG
- a CDS encoding DUF2627 domain-containing protein: protein MKLLISRFIAILILVIPGFMAMKGFLMMKDALFLYIAVHGDDTALHKSFNWLTFGGGLILFILGIGFLAGWVLFRDRKRNYVGPRFKEKRKH, encoded by the coding sequence ATGAAATTGCTGATCTCCCGATTTATTGCCATTCTTATTCTGGTCATTCCTGGGTTTATGGCTATGAAGGGCTTCCTCATGATGAAAGATGCTCTGTTTCTATATATCGCTGTGCACGGTGATGATACTGCGCTTCATAAGAGCTTTAATTGGCTGACCTTTGGCGGCGGACTGATCCTATTCATTCTCGGTATCGGATTTTTGGCCGGCTGGGTGCTGTTTCGCGACCGGAAGCGGAATTATGTCGGCCCCCGGTTCAAGGAGAAACGCAAGCATTAA
- a CDS encoding thiamine pyrophosphate-dependent dehydrogenase E1 component subunit alpha, with the protein MQEVSNSSKTRHEQLGLSDGQVLDMYRYMMMARKFDERNLLLQRAGKINFHVSGIGQEAAQVGAAFALDREKDYFLPYYRDYAFVMAVGMTPRELMLSAFAKAEDPNSGGRQMPGHFGSKRLRIVTGSSPVTTQVPHAVGLALAAKMQNKDFVSFVTFGEGSSNQGDFHEGCNFAGVHKLPVIIMCENNQYAISVPLHKQIAGRVSDRALGYGFPGIRVDGNDPLEVYAAVKEARERAVRGEGPTLIEAMMYRLSPHSTSDNDLAYRTKEEVEDHWKKDGLAGFKKYLVDCGIWDEQKDEDLIAQLNLEIKEATESADRAPFPLPEDTLRHVYAENEGGN; encoded by the coding sequence ATGCAAGAAGTAAGCAATTCTTCGAAGACTAGACATGAGCAGCTTGGTTTATCCGATGGCCAAGTGCTGGACATGTACAGATATATGATGATGGCCAGGAAATTTGATGAGCGGAATTTGCTCCTGCAGCGGGCAGGCAAAATTAATTTTCACGTTTCCGGCATTGGCCAGGAGGCTGCCCAGGTAGGTGCTGCCTTTGCGCTAGACCGCGAGAAGGATTATTTTCTCCCGTATTACCGCGACTATGCCTTTGTTATGGCTGTAGGCATGACTCCACGAGAGCTGATGCTTTCCGCATTCGCCAAGGCTGAGGATCCGAACAGCGGCGGACGGCAGATGCCCGGGCACTTTGGCAGCAAGCGGCTGCGTATTGTGACCGGCTCGAGCCCGGTGACGACGCAGGTGCCGCATGCAGTCGGACTCGCTTTAGCCGCGAAGATGCAGAATAAGGATTTTGTGTCCTTTGTCACCTTTGGTGAGGGCTCCAGCAACCAGGGGGATTTCCATGAGGGCTGTAACTTTGCCGGGGTTCACAAGCTTCCCGTCATTATCATGTGCGAGAACAATCAGTACGCCATCTCTGTGCCGCTTCACAAGCAAATTGCCGGGCGCGTAAGCGATCGGGCTCTGGGATATGGCTTCCCGGGCATTCGCGTAGACGGGAATGATCCGCTGGAGGTGTATGCAGCGGTGAAGGAGGCTCGGGAGCGTGCGGTTCGAGGCGAAGGACCGACCCTGATCGAAGCTATGATGTACCGGCTTTCACCGCATTCCACCTCGGATAATGATCTTGCCTACCGGACGAAGGAAGAGGTAGAGGATCATTGGAAGAAGGATGGCCTGGCAGGCTTTAAGAAGTATTTGGTCGATTGCGGAATCTGGGATGAGCAGAAGGATGAGGACCTCATTGCCCAGCTAAATCTGGAAATAAAAGAAGCTACCGAATCTGCAGATCGGGCGCCGTTTCCGCTGCCAGAAGATACACTGCGGCATGTTTACGCCGAGAATGAAGGAGGAAACTAA
- the spo0A gene encoding sporulation transcription factor Spo0A, with amino-acid sequence MQKIEVLLADDNREFTNLLGEYISEQPDMVVSGIAYNGDEVLSMIQQTGKVPDVLILDIIMPHLDGLGVLERLREMNLSPQPKVIMLTAFGQENITQRAVQLGASYYILKPFDMEVLASRIRQLVGVSGSLAGSSSFAASTSKANVVPMGKGKNLDANITSIIHEIGVPAHIKGYQYLREAITMVYNNIEILGAITKTLYPAIAEKFKTTPSRVERAIRHAIEVAWTRGNIDSISHLFGYTINISKSKPTNSEFIAMVADKLRIEHKVS; translated from the coding sequence TTGCAAAAGATCGAAGTGTTACTGGCTGATGATAACCGCGAGTTTACAAATTTGTTAGGGGAGTATATTTCGGAACAACCAGATATGGTGGTCAGCGGTATTGCGTATAACGGCGACGAGGTACTAAGCATGATCCAGCAGACCGGCAAGGTGCCGGATGTACTTATTTTGGATATTATTATGCCTCATCTGGACGGATTGGGCGTGCTGGAGCGGCTTCGGGAGATGAACCTTTCTCCGCAGCCGAAGGTCATTATGCTGACGGCATTCGGCCAAGAGAATATTACGCAGCGTGCTGTCCAGCTGGGCGCATCTTATTATATTCTGAAGCCTTTTGACATGGAAGTACTGGCCAGTCGAATCCGCCAGCTGGTTGGAGTATCCGGAAGCCTGGCAGGCTCCTCTTCTTTTGCTGCCTCTACATCCAAGGCCAATGTGGTTCCTATGGGCAAGGGCAAGAATCTGGATGCTAACATTACGTCCATTATTCATGAAATCGGAGTTCCAGCGCATATTAAAGGCTATCAATATTTGCGTGAAGCCATTACAATGGTGTACAACAACATTGAAATTTTGGGTGCCATCACCAAGACGCTGTATCCAGCGATCGCAGAGAAATTCAAGACCACGCCTTCACGCGTCGAGCGTGCTATCCGCCACGCGATTGAAGTAGCCTGGACCCGCGGCAATATTGACAGCATCAGCCATCTATTCGGTTATACGATTAACATCAGCAAATCCAAGCCAACCAACAGCGAATTCATAGCCATGGTGGCGGACAAGCTGAGAATTGAGCATAAGGTGTCTTGA
- a CDS encoding dihydrolipoamide acetyltransferase family protein, which yields MSEYGKMTEVAMPQLAESLVSATIGKWLKKPGDPIEQYEPICEVMTDKVNAEIPSTLDGVMGDILAEEGRTVSVGEIICLIQTQDAPSQPQAQSEAIGEGVPAATASSKSSGDASMRNRYSPAVQALASEHGIDLSRVNGSGMGGRITRKDVMKAMEQPAPAAGDTGDVAVSPASASPFEPRKEPNASRSSQPLDTAIPDVRHSGLHLTEMPRIPKIEVEQAGSGRSEQYIDVTPIRNTIARNMRQSVSEIPHAWTMIEVDVTNLVLLRSKVKDEFKRKEGVNLTYLAFLLKAVVSAIKDYPIMNSYWAVDKIVVKRDINLSLAVGTEDSVMTPVIKNADQKNIAGLAREIEELARKTREGKLTLDDMQGGTFTVNNTGSFGSILSYPIINYPQAAILTFESIVKKPVVINDMIAVRSMANLCLSLDHRILDGVICGRFLQRVKDNLEGFTPDTKLY from the coding sequence ATGTCAGAATACGGGAAAATGACGGAGGTTGCGATGCCGCAGCTGGCCGAATCACTAGTGTCTGCCACCATCGGGAAATGGCTCAAGAAGCCGGGGGATCCCATTGAGCAATATGAGCCCATCTGTGAAGTGATGACAGATAAGGTGAATGCTGAGATCCCGTCCACACTGGACGGAGTCATGGGGGACATTCTCGCAGAGGAAGGACGCACGGTTAGTGTAGGAGAAATTATCTGTCTCATTCAAACGCAAGACGCTCCATCCCAGCCGCAGGCACAGTCTGAGGCCATAGGAGAAGGCGTTCCTGCTGCTACGGCCTCATCAAAGTCTTCAGGAGATGCCTCCATGCGCAACCGGTACTCTCCCGCCGTGCAAGCCCTGGCTTCAGAGCATGGCATTGACCTGAGCCGTGTAAACGGTAGTGGGATGGGCGGAAGAATTACCCGGAAAGATGTGATGAAGGCAATGGAGCAACCGGCTCCGGCGGCAGGGGACACTGGAGATGTAGCAGTTAGCCCGGCTTCCGCCTCGCCTTTTGAGCCGCGCAAGGAGCCTAATGCTTCGCGCAGCAGCCAGCCATTGGACACAGCCATTCCTGACGTGCGGCATTCCGGCCTGCATCTTACTGAAATGCCGCGAATTCCGAAGATCGAGGTGGAGCAAGCCGGTTCTGGCCGTTCCGAGCAGTATATTGATGTGACGCCAATTCGAAATACGATTGCCCGGAACATGCGTCAAAGCGTCTCTGAAATTCCGCATGCCTGGACGATGATCGAGGTCGATGTGACCAATTTGGTTCTGCTGCGCAGCAAGGTGAAGGATGAGTTCAAGCGCAAAGAGGGAGTCAACCTGACCTACCTTGCTTTTCTGCTGAAGGCGGTCGTCAGTGCGATCAAGGATTACCCGATTATGAACTCCTACTGGGCTGTAGACAAGATCGTTGTCAAGCGGGATATCAATCTGTCGCTGGCTGTAGGCACCGAGGACTCTGTGATGACTCCCGTCATCAAGAATGCAGATCAAAAAAACATTGCCGGCCTTGCCCGGGAAATCGAGGAGCTGGCCCGCAAAACCCGAGAAGGCAAGCTCACGCTGGATGATATGCAGGGAGGGACCTTCACGGTGAATAATACCGGGTCCTTTGGCTCTATATTGTCCTATCCGATCATTAACTATCCACAGGCTGCGATCCTCACCTTTGAATCGATTGTGAAGAAGCCTGTCGTCATTAATGACATGATTGCGGTCCGGTCGATGGCAAACCTGTGCCTGTCACTGGATCATCGAATTCTGGATGGTGTCATTTGCGGACGATTCCTGCAGCGGGTCAAGGATAATCTGGAGGGCTTTACACCGGATACTAAGCTGTATTAA
- the spoIVB gene encoding SpoIVB peptidase, whose amino-acid sequence MNPNLKRKLLGMLMAFFLCFVAAAEPVQSFSRLPDHISMFSGQQGKLQLAMPVQAVASVDRPEVVQVNGSFHHAQQVSLRNPIQLTSQQAGSAQVKLKLFGTIPLKTVNVDVMPELKVVPGGQTIGVKVKSAGILVVGHHLVHGGSGGKASPGESAGLKLGDLLTSMNGVPLDNVTKVAAIVDQAGKANKPLNIIFKRDGHEMRTKLSPAFDEQDQTWRLGLYIRDSAAGVGTLTFYAPHQKVYGALGHVITDMNTQTPIEVGSGEILQSNVTSISRSEEGEPGEKRAHFLKDSRVLGDVQRNTPFGIFGKMKDKPEHSLYPEPIPVGLSGEVKVGPAEILTVVEGQQVERFNVEIIHVSKQDAPATKGMVLRITDPRLIKKTGGIVQGMSGSPIVQNGKLIGAVTHVFVNDPKSGYGCFIEWMLQDSGVLPAKPDRPKNLKAS is encoded by the coding sequence TTGAACCCCAACCTCAAGAGAAAGCTGCTCGGAATGCTGATGGCCTTCTTTCTTTGCTTTGTTGCCGCTGCTGAGCCTGTTCAATCCTTCTCCAGGCTGCCGGATCATATTTCCATGTTCAGCGGACAGCAAGGAAAGCTGCAGCTGGCAATGCCTGTACAGGCGGTGGCCTCTGTGGATCGGCCGGAAGTCGTTCAGGTTAACGGCTCCTTTCATCATGCCCAGCAGGTTTCTTTGCGCAATCCGATTCAGCTGACCTCACAGCAGGCCGGGAGCGCCCAGGTTAAACTGAAATTATTTGGTACCATTCCTCTCAAGACCGTGAACGTCGATGTCATGCCCGAACTTAAAGTAGTTCCCGGCGGACAGACGATTGGCGTGAAGGTCAAATCTGCCGGCATTCTCGTTGTCGGACATCATCTGGTTCATGGGGGCAGTGGCGGGAAAGCTTCTCCGGGAGAAAGCGCCGGCTTGAAGCTGGGTGATCTGCTGACATCCATGAACGGTGTGCCCCTGGATAATGTCACCAAAGTGGCTGCCATTGTGGACCAGGCGGGAAAAGCCAACAAGCCGCTGAACATTATTTTTAAGCGTGACGGCCATGAAATGCGAACGAAGCTGTCTCCTGCTTTTGACGAACAGGATCAGACCTGGCGCCTGGGCCTGTACATTCGGGATTCTGCAGCGGGTGTCGGGACATTAACCTTTTACGCGCCTCATCAGAAGGTGTATGGAGCCTTGGGACATGTCATTACCGATATGAATACCCAGACCCCGATTGAGGTCGGAAGCGGTGAGATTCTTCAGTCCAACGTTACTTCCATCTCGCGCAGCGAAGAGGGAGAGCCGGGTGAGAAACGTGCGCATTTCTTGAAGGACAGCCGTGTGCTGGGTGATGTACAGAGAAATACACCGTTTGGCATCTTTGGCAAGATGAAGGATAAGCCGGAACACAGTCTTTATCCTGAACCCATTCCGGTGGGATTATCCGGTGAGGTGAAAGTGGGACCTGCCGAAATTCTTACCGTTGTAGAGGGCCAGCAGGTGGAAAGGTTCAACGTAGAAATCATTCATGTATCCAAGCAGGACGCGCCGGCTACCAAAGGGATGGTGCTCCGGATTACAGATCCGCGGCTGATTAAGAAAACGGGCGGGATTGTGCAGGGGATGAGCGGCAGTCCGATTGTCCAGAATGGCAAGCTCATCGGTGCCGTGACGCATGTATTCGTCAACGATCCGAAATCCGGCTACGGCTGCTTTATCGAATGGATGCTTCAGGACTCCGGAGTGCTTCCGGCGAAACCTGACAGACCCAAAAATCTTAAGGCGAGCTAA
- the lpdA gene encoding dihydrolipoyl dehydrogenase: MTITCDVAVLGGGTGGYTAAIRAAQLGKSVVLIEQDKLGGTCLHRGCIPSKALLRSAEMYAEMNQSEAYGIEADGVRLSFSKVLQRKDNIVGKLHQGVQYLMSKNKIQVIYGKGRVIGPSIFSPRSGAVAVELPDGEMETVVPSHLIIATGSSPRELPGLVPDGQRIMDSSHALQMERLPESILIVGGGVIGVEWASMLNDFGVRVTLVEAAPRLLPAEDEDISRELRKHLSERGVNIWTDAYVQTDTYEVRGEEVCIQIVKDGVQHEMRTSTILVSVGRKGNADQIGLENTDVSVTDGVISVNKHMQTTEPHIYAIGDVIGGLQLAHAAAHEGLVAVQHLAGQPLHPYRSEWIPRCVYTRPETASVGLTEKEAKAQNDKLKISKIPFSANGKALIQGAAEGFCKVIANAETDDILGVHIIGPHATEFIGEAALAQVLDAAATEVGYVVHSHPTLSEIVGEAMLHLDGRAIGI; encoded by the coding sequence TTGACGATAACATGTGATGTTGCTGTACTCGGCGGGGGAACGGGTGGTTATACAGCGGCGATCCGGGCGGCTCAGCTGGGGAAATCTGTCGTGCTGATTGAGCAGGACAAGCTGGGTGGAACCTGTCTGCATCGCGGATGTATCCCGAGCAAGGCTCTTCTGAGAAGTGCCGAAATGTATGCAGAGATGAATCAAAGCGAAGCTTACGGCATTGAAGCTGATGGCGTTCGCCTGTCCTTCAGCAAGGTCCTGCAGCGCAAGGACAACATTGTCGGGAAGCTGCATCAGGGCGTTCAATATTTAATGAGCAAAAATAAAATTCAGGTCATATATGGAAAGGGACGTGTCATCGGACCGTCCATATTCTCGCCTCGCAGCGGAGCCGTGGCGGTGGAGCTGCCGGATGGTGAGATGGAAACGGTCGTGCCGTCTCATCTCATTATCGCTACAGGCTCCAGCCCGCGGGAGCTGCCGGGTCTGGTCCCGGACGGTCAGCGCATTATGGACAGCAGTCATGCCCTGCAGATGGAACGTTTGCCAGAATCTATCTTGATTGTGGGAGGCGGAGTGATCGGCGTAGAGTGGGCTTCTATGCTGAATGATTTCGGAGTCCGGGTTACTCTGGTGGAGGCCGCGCCCCGGCTGCTGCCAGCCGAGGATGAGGATATCAGCCGCGAGCTGAGAAAGCATCTTTCTGAGCGGGGAGTGAACATCTGGACGGATGCATATGTTCAGACCGATACATACGAAGTGCGGGGAGAAGAGGTCTGCATCCAGATTGTAAAGGACGGAGTACAGCACGAAATGCGGACAAGCACGATTCTAGTATCCGTTGGCAGAAAAGGAAACGCGGATCAGATCGGTCTGGAAAATACGGATGTTTCCGTGACGGACGGCGTGATTTCCGTGAACAAGCATATGCAGACGACAGAGCCGCATATTTATGCCATCGGCGATGTCATTGGCGGGCTTCAGCTGGCCCATGCTGCGGCTCATGAAGGACTGGTGGCGGTACAGCATCTGGCTGGTCAGCCGCTGCATCCTTATCGCAGTGAATGGATTCCCAGATGCGTGTACACTCGTCCTGAAACAGCCAGCGTCGGGCTCACAGAGAAGGAAGCCAAGGCACAGAATGACAAGCTCAAGATCAGTAAGATCCCGTTCTCAGCCAACGGTAAGGCTCTCATTCAAGGGGCTGCCGAAGGCTTCTGCAAGGTGATCGCGAATGCGGAGACTGATGATATTCTAGGGGTTCATATCATTGGACCTCATGCTACGGAGTTCATTGGGGAAGCCGCCCTGGCACAGGTGCTCGATGCTGCAGCCACAGAAGTGGGCTATGTCGTCCACAGCCATCCGACGCTGTCTGAAATCGTAGGCGAGGCGATGCTGCATCTGGATGGACGAGCCATTGGAATCTGA
- a CDS encoding tripeptidase T, with protein sequence MVNRERILNEFMELVSIDSETGHEEQISEVLKEKFGALGLQVQEDDSKERTGHGSGNLIVTWEAEQAEHAPKLLFTCHMDTVTPGKGVKPELGEDGYIRSDGTTILGADDKAGLAALLESIRVVQENNLPHGQIQFVITAGEESGLVGSRALQPDLLDADFGFALDSNGEVGSVAVSAPTQARIQMVIHGRSAHAGVNPEDGISAIQVAAKSIAAMKLGRIDKETTANIGKFQGGGPTNIVCDYVQIDAEARSIVQEKVEQQISNMREALETTVREYGAKSEFRSEIIYPAYSYNEHDEVVQLAKRAIEAAGLKLSLFTSGGGSDANVFNGLGIPTVNLAVGYENIHTTKERIHADNLVKAATIVLSLFQETQH encoded by the coding sequence GTGGTAAACCGGGAACGAATCCTGAATGAATTTATGGAGCTTGTCTCCATTGATAGTGAAACCGGGCACGAGGAACAGATCAGTGAAGTACTGAAAGAAAAATTCGGCGCGCTGGGCCTTCAAGTGCAGGAGGATGATTCCAAAGAGCGAACAGGTCATGGCTCGGGCAACCTCATTGTAACCTGGGAGGCGGAGCAGGCTGAGCATGCTCCCAAGCTCTTATTCACCTGTCATATGGACACCGTAACACCAGGGAAAGGGGTGAAGCCGGAGCTTGGGGAAGACGGATATATCCGCAGTGACGGAACTACGATCCTGGGTGCGGATGATAAAGCAGGGCTTGCCGCATTGCTGGAAAGCATCCGGGTGGTTCAGGAGAACAACCTGCCTCATGGTCAGATTCAGTTCGTCATAACAGCCGGAGAAGAGTCTGGACTTGTCGGCTCTCGGGCATTGCAGCCGGATCTGCTTGACGCTGATTTTGGCTTCGCCCTTGACTCGAACGGAGAGGTTGGCTCTGTTGCCGTATCGGCGCCTACCCAGGCGCGCATTCAGATGGTCATTCATGGTAGGTCAGCACATGCCGGAGTCAACCCCGAGGACGGCATCAGCGCCATTCAGGTCGCCGCAAAGTCGATTGCCGCGATGAAGCTGGGCCGGATCGATAAAGAGACGACAGCCAACATTGGCAAGTTTCAAGGCGGTGGACCAACAAACATCGTGTGTGACTACGTACAGATTGATGCAGAGGCACGCAGTATCGTCCAGGAGAAGGTAGAGCAGCAAATCTCGAATATGCGGGAAGCGCTGGAAACGACGGTACGCGAGTATGGAGCCAAAAGTGAGTTTCGCAGCGAAATTATTTACCCGGCATACAGCTACAACGAGCATGACGAGGTTGTTCAGCTTGCGAAGCGAGCCATTGAGGCGGCCGGCCTGAAGCTTAGCCTGTTTACTTCGGGAGGCGGGAGTGATGCCAATGTATTTAACGGACTTGGCATTCCGACGGTGAATCTGGCAGTAGGCTATGAGAACATCCATACCACGAAAGAGCGCATCCATGCGGATAATCTTGTAAAGGCAGCCACAATTGTCCTTTCTCTTTTTCAAGAGACTCAGCATTAA
- the prli42 gene encoding stressosome-associated protein Prli42 has translation MQQKKWFRIVIYLMLAAMIGSTLFIVLEPLLVP, from the coding sequence ATGCAGCAAAAAAAATGGTTTCGCATCGTCATCTACCTCATGCTGGCCGCTATGATCGGCTCTACCCTGTTTATTGTGCTTGAGCCTCTGCTTGTGCCATAG
- a CDS encoding alpha-ketoacid dehydrogenase subunit beta, translated as MPVMEYIDAIRLAMKEELQRDDAVFVLGEDVGVKGGVFTTTKGLMEQFGEMRVMDTPLAESAIAGVAIGAAMYGMKPIAEMQYSDFMLPATNQIISEAAKIRYRSNNDWSCPIVVRAPIGGGIFGGLYHSQCPESIFFGTPGLKIVAPFTAYDAKGLLKAAVRDPDPVLYFENKKCYKLITGDVPEDDYTVPIGKANLLRQGKDITVIGYSQPLYFVLQAAEELEREEGITAHVLDLRTLQPLDKEGILEAVKETGKVMIVHEDNKTGGIGAEVAAIIAEECLYELDAPITRVCPPDVPAMPISPPMEKFYMLNKDKIKEAMRQLALY; from the coding sequence ATGCCTGTTATGGAGTATATCGATGCGATCCGGCTCGCGATGAAGGAAGAGCTGCAGCGGGATGACGCTGTATTCGTGCTGGGTGAGGATGTCGGCGTCAAAGGCGGCGTTTTTACGACGACGAAAGGATTAATGGAGCAGTTCGGAGAAATGCGAGTCATGGACACTCCTCTTGCTGAATCTGCCATTGCGGGCGTCGCCATTGGAGCAGCCATGTATGGGATGAAGCCCATTGCAGAAATGCAGTACTCTGACTTCATGCTGCCCGCTACGAACCAGATTATCAGCGAAGCAGCCAAAATCCGTTACCGCTCGAACAATGACTGGAGCTGTCCCATCGTAGTCCGCGCTCCGATCGGGGGCGGCATTTTCGGGGGATTGTATCATTCCCAGTGTCCGGAGTCGATCTTTTTTGGCACGCCCGGCTTGAAGATTGTAGCGCCGTTTACGGCTTACGATGCCAAAGGGCTGTTGAAGGCGGCAGTTCGGGATCCGGACCCCGTGCTTTATTTTGAGAACAAGAAATGCTACAAGCTCATTACCGGAGACGTGCCTGAGGATGACTATACCGTTCCGATCGGGAAGGCGAACCTGCTGCGCCAAGGTAAGGATATTACGGTAATTGGATACAGCCAGCCGCTCTACTTCGTGCTTCAGGCTGCGGAGGAGCTGGAACGGGAAGAGGGCATCACGGCACATGTGCTGGATTTAAGAACGCTGCAGCCGCTCGATAAAGAAGGAATTCTTGAAGCTGTGAAAGAGACCGGCAAGGTAATGATCGTGCATGAGGATAACAAGACCGGTGGGATTGGAGCTGAGGTAGCTGCAATTATTGCAGAGGAATGCCTGTATGAGCTGGATGCGCCTATCACGCGAGTATGCCCGCCGGATGTTCCGGCGATGCCCATCAGCCCGCCAATGGAGAAGTTTTATATGCTGAATAAAGACAAAATTAAAGAAGCGATGCGCCAGCTGGCGCTTTACTAA